One genomic region from Anopheles bellator chromosome 2, idAnoBellAS_SP24_06.2, whole genome shotgun sequence encodes:
- the LOC131207941 gene encoding E3 ubiquitin-protein ligase TRIM45: MPTDSGASPPGDESEDEAESDYDGQRRPSAIRGRPPADTPADGTERYVRLQEEEHIEPSVVVLKNGFGPPEGSPVTVESLLKAGGKLTFNLTPEQLGLPPVPATGGRANRHLRTPCDRSSPVPPAEGWPRKSSLRRGSMYGSQPDLVLAEPTAAAGPFETKTAASCSAGPARPDDDRSVGSRGSLGSTVSCGHRLQQRVQHKFDEISTVYDHFPTEFLAARYLCTLCRKLLREPRVLDCLHTFCRPCLERQGAATGGHQDSALFWSHVSDSIGFEWDPISNDKEPASVDGKPLVSNHHVAETPGAEESRFGQLRTSLQSFREQHCLRSPVRSEKGKFDKVRAQVMMYGDRDTVLVCPTCSQPTELAPGPGGVAQLPQHFVLARKIEHIVRQYGHSSPTAAPCSPPSSSSVYCELCSDEVTATACCTTCSLQLCSLCKEAHRRQRSTAAHAIVRSGRELLSPPWGRVGRDPAASPTTTTTTSQARCPMHPEQQLKLFCTTCHRVVCGECSALVHRDHRCTSVARAGKVYGRFVSSAIEQTRPLEDYALQAVGKLNDLTVCVNGRCEAVQREMDAFVDEYVAALEEHRKSLAGQIADIRQAKLEMIMAQRLDLERRSQNARAAIDFAEELMAEGSDVENLVFVNILLKRFEQCLRTTRATDGRVTETVQFLADEEAPTARVQTGVPLYGIVTTQKADPRQCTVEHPGAELATLKAHKRVALTLVVRDCDGRRLAYGGLTVQTDLRYRDDEGHAVAMALVDHRDGSYGLSFTPPRAGVMHLAITVDGRTIEECPIVLRIHKLRPHYGVFHCCAFCSSGGSRASTCACGSVMPGGYRGCGHGHEGHPGQRHWSCCGIPQEHSDCTARRPKANA, encoded by the exons ATGCCCACCGATTCCGGCGCGAGTCCCCCGGGCGACGAATCGGAAGACGAGGCCGAAAGTGATTACGATGGCCAGCGACGACCATCGGCAATCCGTGGCCGTCCGCCGGCCGATACACCGGCCGACGGTACGGAACGGTACGTCCGGCTACAGGAAGAGGAACACATCGAGCCGTCGGTCGTTGTGCTGAAGAATGGGTTCGGCCCTCCGGAGGGTAGCCCGGTGACGGTCGAGTCACTGCTGAAGGCAGGTGGAAAATTGACTTTTAATCTAACGCCCGAGCAACTGGGTTTGCCTCCGGTGCCCGCGACCGGGGGTCGCGCGAACCGCCACCTAAGGACTCCCTGCGATCGGAGTTctccggtgccaccggccgAAGGATGGCCCCGGAAGAGCAGTCTACGGCGGGGCTCGATGTACGGCAGCCAGCCGGACCTCGTCCTGGCCGAGCCAACCGCAGCTGCCGGTCCGTTCGAGACGAAGACGGCCGCGAGTTGCTCCGcagggccggcccggcccgacgaTGACCGATCGGTAGGTTCGAGGGGATCGCTGGGATCCACGGTCAGCTGCGGCCATCGGTTACAGCAAcgggtgcagcataaatttgacGAGATATC CACCGTTTACGACCACTTTCCGACCGAGTTCCTGGCGGCCCGCTACCTGTGCACGCTCTGCCGGAAGCTACTCCGGGAGCCGCGAGTCCTCGACTGCCTACACACCTTCTGCCGGCCGTGCCTGGAGCGGCAGggagcggccaccggaggccacCAGGACAGTGCCCTCTTCTGGAGCCACGTCAGCGACAGCATCGGCTTCGAGTGGGACC CAATTTCCAACGATAAGGAGCCGGCGAGCGTGGACGGCAAACCGTTAGTCAGCAATCATCATGTAGCCGAGACCCCCGGGGCCGAAGAGTCACGGTTCGGGCAGCTGCGCACGTCCTTGCAGAGCTTCCGCGAGCAACACTGTCTGCGgtcaccggtccggtcggagAAG GGCAAGTTCGACAAAGTTCGGGCCCAGGTGATGATGTACGGCGACAGGGATACGGTGCTCGTGTGTCCCACCTGCAGCCAGCCGACCGAGCTGgcgcccggtccgggcggaGTGGCCCAGCTGCCGCAGCACTTTGTGTTGGCGCGGAAAATCGAGCATATCGTGCGCCAGTACGGCCACTCCTCGCCGACGGCGGCACCGTGCAGTCCGCCATCCTCCTCCTCCGTCTACTGTGAGCTGTGCTCGGACGAGGTCACG GCCACGGCGTGCTGCACCACCTGTTCGTTGCAGCTGTGCAGCCTGTGCAAGGAAGCGCACCGTCGGCAGCGCAGTACCGCGGCGCACGCCATCGTGCGGTCGGGCAGGGAACTGCTGAGTCCCCCGTGGGGCCGCGTGGGACGCGACCCGGCCGcttcaccgacgacgacgacgaccacgagcCAGGCCCGGTGTCCGATGCACCCGGAGCAGCAATTAAAACTGTTCTGCACCACCTGCCATCGGGTGGTGTGCGGCGAGTGCAGCGCGCTCGTGCACCGGGACCACCGCTGCACGAgcgtggcccgggccggcaAGGTGTACGGCCGGTTCGTCAGCAGCGCCATCGAGCAGACGCGCCCCCTGGAGGACTACGCGCTGCAGGCGGTCGGCAAGCTGAACGACCTGACGGTGTGCGTCAACGGTCGCTGCGAGGCGGTCCAGCGCGAGATGGACGCGTTCGTCGACGAGTACGTGGCGGCCCTCGAGGAGCACCGGAAGTCGCTGGCCGGGCAGATCGCTGACATCCGGCAGGCGAAGCTGGAGATGATCATGGCGCAACGGTTAGACCTCG AGCGTCGGTCGCAAAATGCGCGGGCCGCGATCGACTTTGCCGAGGAGCTGATGGCCGAGGGTAGCGACGTGGAGAACCTCGTGTTCGTGAACATCCTTCTGAAGCGGTTCGAGCAGTGCCTCCGGACGACGCGGGCTACCGATGGCCGGGTGACGGAGACGGTCCAGTTCCTGGCGGACGAGGAAGCGCCCACTGCTCGGGTCCAGACCGGTGTCCCCCTGTACGGTATCGTGACGACACAGAAGGCAGATCCTCGCCAGTGCACCGTGGAACATCCGGGGGCCGAGCTGGCCACACTGAAGGCGCACAAACGAGTGGCGCTGACGCTGGTGGTCCGTGACTGTGACGGACGTCGGCTCGCGTACGGTGGTCTAACGGTACAGACGGACCTCCGCTACCGGGACGACGAGGGGCACGCGGTGGCCATGGCCCTGGTCGACCATCGGGACGGTTCGTATGGCCTCTCGTTTACGCCACCCCGCGCGGGCGTCATGCATCTGGCGATTACGGTCGACGGAAGAACGATCGAG GAGTGTCCGATCGTGTTGCGGATCCACAAGCTGCGGCCACACTACGGTGTGTTCCATTGCTGTGCCTTCTGCTCGAGTGGAGGCTCCCGGGCGAGCACTTGCGCCTGCGGGAGCGTCATGCCCGGCGGCTACCGAGgctgtggccacggccacgaagGACACCCGGGCCAGCGCCACTGGTCGTGCTGTGGCATCCCGCAGGAACACTCCGATTGCACGGCCCGCCGGCCGAAAGCGAACGCGTAG